One Nicotiana tomentosiformis chromosome 4, ASM39032v3, whole genome shotgun sequence genomic window carries:
- the LOC104090639 gene encoding F-box/FBD/LRR-repeat protein At1g13570-like, whose product MARLLRKNGGSRKKNHYSDGLGRIDRISDLPSNVIDEILCRMTTKEIAQMSVLSKKWYHIWSTHPIIVLDRQFHEDINQYDSSVTYGGFKNIVNKILLQHNGPIVKFFLDVSSAELDDWDIDHWLRYVSNKGVNELTIDNSFQFPYTLPHFLFKCAKLSYLDVTNCNFKLPLASTSFQNLVRLDLKLMSFNQKLAQNILEAPLLLILMITGCEGIQFLNISAPRLLCLHIVDSHYVDLKLLKACPELKVVTIVTCNRIYTYEFWRRFTLFQMIASFPKLTGFCLDGLFFKFVVPTIVPKRLEAPLEHLVVLKLGFCFADKAQISAVICLLQSAPQLHTLVIQEELSDAEDINVEAVTEFLTAPNCVEQDLMSLEMIKLEGYVNNTIERHFMKLLLARCPSLVEVIVVPSRLIEYNGIWVFFFELLEFPRASQNVNILLG is encoded by the exons ATGGCGAG ATTATTAAGAAAGAACGGCGGCAGTAGAAAGAAGAATCATTACAGTGACGGACTTGGCCGTATAGACAGGATATCCGACTTACCAAGCAATGTAATTGATGAAATTTTATGTCGTATGACCACCAAAGAAATAGCACAAATGAGTGTGTTATCCAAAAAATGGTACCATATCTGGTCCACCCATCCAATTATTGTGTTAGATCGCCAATTTCATGAGGACATAAACCAATACGATTCATCAGTCACTTATGGCGGATTCAAAAACATCGTCAACAAAATACTGTTGCAACACAATGGCCCCATTGTCAAGTTTTTCCTTGACGTATCAAGTGCTGAATTAGACGATTGGGACATCGATCATTGGTTACGTTATGTCTCTAACAAAGGTGTTAACGAACTCACCATTGATAACTCATTCCAATTTCCATATACTTTGCCGCATTTCTTGTTCAAGTGTGCGAAATTGAGTTATTTGGACGTTACCAATTGCAACTTCAAGTTGCCGCTTGCCTCTACATCATTTCAGAATCTTGTTAGGCTTGATCTAAAGCTAATGTCTTTTAATCAAAAGTTGGCGCAAAACATCCTTGAGGCTCCGCTTCTCTTGATTTTGATGATTACTGGTTGTGAGGGTATCCAATTCCTTAATATCTCAGCGCCACGGCTACTTTGTTTGCACATTGTTGATAGTCATTATGTGGATTTGAAGCTTCTCAAAGCCTGTCCTGAGCTGAAAGTGGTGACTATTGTCACATGCAACAGAATCTACACCTATGAATTTTGGAGAAGGTTTACCTTGTTTCAGATGATTGCTTCATTCCCTAAACTTACAGGGTTTTGCTTGGACGGACTTTTTTTCAAG TTTGTAGTTCCAACTATTGTTCCAAAGAGGCTTGAGGCTCCACTGGAGCATTTGGTGGTTCTTAAATTAGGCTTTTGTTTTGCTGATAAAGCTCAGATTTCAGCAGTTATCTGCTTACTTCAAAGTGCTCCCCAGTTGCATACACTTGTAATCCAG GAAGAACTCTCAGATGCTGAGGATATCAACGTAGAGGCAGTTACAGAGTTTCTAACAGCACCAAACTGTGTAGAACAAGATCTCATGTCACTTGAGATGATAAAGTTAGAAGGTTATGTGAACAACACAATTGAACGTCATTTCATGAAGCTTTTGCTTGCTCGTTGTCCTTCACTTGTTGAGGTGATAGTTGTGCCTTCGAGATTGATTGAATATAATGGAATTTGGGTCTTCTTCTTCGAGTTGTTGGAGTTCCCTCGAGCATCGCAAAACGTCAATATACTGCTTGGATAG